In Spinacia oleracea cultivar Varoflay chromosome 5, BTI_SOV_V1, whole genome shotgun sequence, a single window of DNA contains:
- the LOC110804509 gene encoding protein SAR DEFICIENT 1: protein MAAKRLAPDIETDAKLHTEKRLKSMPSFASVIGEVMMARSFQSFVTSFEPMLRRVVNEEVERGIQRTMRNMSRSPSLRIQAPQPAYMKLMFANNNLPTIFTCNKISDINGEPLKLQLVEQIGEQITQKKLPHHVKVEIVVIDGDFPSTDREIWTVDEFDKSIIKPRSGRRPLIAKDVNYTIKNGGDGVTVAELEFTDNSSWIRSRRFKLGARVIGGISNGDRILEALTHPFIVKDQRGEVYRKHYPPTLEDEVWRLEKIGKDGKFHKRLAQAGIQTVQGFLKLSAIDPTKLKKILGGKKGGMTDKMWESILKHAKTCNIGNKQYICHGSNYAITLDATCNIVSINIDGDLYSTPDFISRIKNETIDELVKNAYENWDSLQELDIPVNQSSLQLFQGNNVAECSNTQECVMPYDIVVGGLNEIEGGDMIINGMEFGNWNML from the exons ATGGCTGCTAAACGGCTTGCTCCTGATATCGAAACCGATGCTAAACTTCATACCGAAAAAAGGCTGAAATCCATGCCTTCTTTTGCATC TGTGATTGGAGAAGTAATGATGGCGAGGTCTTTCCAATCTTTCGTCACTTCATTTGAGCCTATGCTTAGGCGTGTG gtgaaTGAAGAAGTGGAACGAGGAATCCAAAGAACAATGCGCAACATGAGTAGGTCTCCTTCACTACGAATCCAAGCTCCACAACCAGCATACATGAAATTAATGTTTGCAAACAATAATTTGCCAACAATATTTACATGCAACAAAATATCAGACATCAATGGAGAACCACTAAAACTTCAACTAGTAGAACAAATAGGCGAACAAATCACACAAAAGAAACTACCACACCATGTGAAGGTTGAAATAGTAGTCATCGATGGTGATTTTCCGTCGACGGACCGTGAAATATGGACCGTGGATGAGTTTGATAAGAGTATCATCAAACCAAGATCAGGAAGACGACCACTCATTGCAAAAGATGTCAACTACACTATTAAGAATGGGGGTGACGGTGTAACGGTAGCCGAACTCGAGTTTACCGATAACTCTAGCTGGATTCGGAGCCGGAGATTCAAACTTGGTGCTAGAGTCATTGGTGGTATCTCAAATGGTGATAGAATACTTGAAGCTTTAACTCACCCTTTCATTGTCAAAGACCAACGTGGTGAAG TATACAGGAAACATTATCCACCAACGCTTGAAGATGAAGTATGGCGCCTAGAGAAGATTGGAAAAGATGGAAAATTCCACAAAAGACTTGCGCAAGCTGGTATTCAAACTGTCCAAGGTTTCTTAAAATTGTCTGCTATCGACCCTACTAAGCTCAAgaag ATACTAGGTGGGAAAAAAGGCGGAATGACGGACAAAATGTGGGAGTCgatattgaagcatgcaaaaaCGTGCAACATTGGCAACAAACAATACATATGTCATGGATCAAACTATGCAATAACTTTGGATGCTACTTGTAATATTGTTAGTATCAACATTGATGGAGATTTATACTCCACTCCAGATTTCATATCTCGTATTAAG AATGAGACAATTGATGAGTTGGTGAAGAACGCGTATGAAAATTGGGATTCCTTGCAAGAATTGGACATACCAGTCAATCAGTCTTCTTTGCAACTATTTCAAG GTAATAATGTGGCAGAGTGCAGCAATACTCAGGAATGTGTTATGCCATACGATATAGTAGTTGGTGGACTTAATGAAATAGAGGGTGGTGATATGATCATCAACGGCatggaatttggaaattggaataTGCTCTGA